In Campylobacteraceae bacterium, a single genomic region encodes these proteins:
- the mltF gene encoding membrane-bound lytic murein transglycosylase MltF: MNNFIKYFLVAILFFFIGYSFQDKYTASFIKEILPFSKLEKIKNKKQLHAIVVNSPTVYYYGHSKKEGFEYELLKAYADDIGVKLNLKVVSTISEALKLTKTGFGDITSAAITRTADRENEYIFGPSYYQVQQQVICSRKLFKKGKFPNALEDLIGLSIMVGESTSYERSLKDAKEKNPNIMYEISTEFSSSQLLEMVSKDKIDCTIADSNIFSINQRYYPSLSFAFSISERESLSWVLRENSDTLINDMYRWLNTYIQNGDMAKLKDKYYGHINIFDYYNTVVFHKRIKARLPKYKKYFIAAAKENDISWIYLAAQSYQESHWNSKARSYTGVRGIMMLTRTTAKTVGVKNRLNAKENIFGGAKYMAKMIKDVPKDVENKDDRMKFALAAYNVGMGHIHDARVLAKRLHKNPNSWLDIREILPLLTQKKYYRTLKYGYARGAEPVKYVDGISEYANILTQALNKQKENLP; encoded by the coding sequence ATGAATAATTTTATAAAATATTTTTTAGTAGCCATACTATTTTTTTTTATAGGATACAGCTTCCAAGATAAATATACTGCTTCATTTATAAAAGAGATTTTACCTTTTTCTAAACTTGAAAAAATAAAAAACAAAAAACAACTGCATGCTATTGTTGTAAATTCACCTACTGTGTATTATTATGGCCACAGTAAAAAAGAAGGATTTGAGTATGAGTTATTAAAAGCGTATGCAGATGATATAGGCGTAAAACTTAATCTTAAAGTAGTTTCTACAATATCAGAAGCGTTAAAACTTACTAAAACAGGTTTTGGCGATATTACTTCAGCTGCGATTACAAGAACGGCGGATCGAGAAAATGAATATATTTTTGGACCTTCTTATTATCAAGTACAACAGCAAGTTATATGCAGTCGCAAGCTTTTCAAAAAAGGAAAGTTTCCAAATGCTTTAGAGGATTTAATTGGTTTAAGTATTATGGTTGGAGAAAGCACCTCTTATGAAAGAAGTCTTAAAGATGCAAAAGAGAAGAATCCTAATATTATGTATGAAATAAGCACAGAGTTTTCCTCAAGCCAGCTTTTAGAGATGGTTTCTAAAGACAAAATTGATTGTACGATTGCAGATAGTAATATATTTTCAATCAACCAGAGATACTATCCTTCTTTATCTTTTGCTTTCTCCATTAGTGAAAGAGAATCTCTTTCATGGGTTCTTAGAGAAAACAGTGATACTCTTATAAATGATATGTATAGGTGGTTAAATACCTACATCCAAAATGGAGATATGGCGAAACTTAAAGATAAATATTATGGGCACATCAATATCTTTGATTATTACAATACAGTAGTTTTTCATAAAAGAATTAAAGCAAGACTTCCCAAATATAAAAAATATTTTATTGCTGCTGCAAAAGAAAATGATATTTCTTGGATATATTTAGCTGCACAATCTTATCAAGAATCACACTGGAATTCCAAAGCACGGAGTTATACAGGGGTTAGAGGCATTATGATGTTAACGCGTACTACTGCAAAAACGGTAGGTGTGAAAAATCGATTAAATGCCAAAGAGAATATTTTTGGTGGGGCTAAATATATGGCTAAGATGATAAAAGATGTTCCCAAAGATGTAGAAAACAAAGATGATAGAATGAAGTTTGCACTTGCTGCATATAATGTGGGAATGGGGCATATTCATGATGCCAGAGTTTTAGCAAAACGCTTACATAAAAATCCAAATTCCTGGTTGGATATAAGAGAAATATTGCCTTTATTAACTCAAAAAAAATACTACAGAACACTTAAATATGGTTATGCAAGAGGTGCAGAACCTGTTAAATATGTTGATGGAATAAGTGAGTATGCAAACATTTTAACGCAAGCACTAAATAAACAAAAAGAGAATTTACCTTAG
- a CDS encoding EAL domain-containing protein, translating to MLYIESKRLGKNTAIGLLSIAFIILLQGVFGAWEMEKITDESSNALVVFSDTQVESLTLKSMLINLRKLEKDTLLYNKTSFDKKRTRIRWERALLETNIQFLKLEEELNESEIKAKSFSSLFSNAFSSYKDGITLVLNKMSNSSSLTQYEALLEMAKYKKHIYAMEKEIDKIVELAETQETKVIAYLKNSKDRIYWILGLSGLGSAVLSIILSIWIVKKNMHISRTLEHQALHDTLTGVLNRRGLAIVIDNYKQGGVMAYLDLDRFKLVNDLYGHTAGDELLVSLTKKIALYCKEKKCTISRVGGDEFVIWFNNIKDIKSAGDISKEIVSLIENHPFTWMGQKMHLGASVGLAVAKKDFLFTEVLSRADAACNMAKIPGNSKVMVYEESDPDLIEIRKEEKWAAKIPQMIVNEEFCLYGQRIVPLQNIDSKGHVEILIRGISKEGKIIPPGLFLPAAERFGLMPNIDRWVIETLLSSKLDEDMDFSINISGHTLADKEYLPKLVKLLSKSGKAHQIIFEITESVAMTSIDTAQHYIRVLKAIGCRFSLDDFGSGFSSFAYLRDLYVDYLKIDGSLIKVLTRSKSDKTLVQAIINMAASLELKTVAEYVETQELADILNEMNVDYAQGYGLHKPEPLANLASFKEIKYKKSVLK from the coding sequence ATGCTATATATAGAATCAAAACGTTTAGGTAAAAATACAGCAATTGGACTTTTGAGTATCGCTTTTATTATTTTACTTCAAGGAGTTTTTGGGGCATGGGAAATGGAAAAGATAACGGATGAATCAAGCAATGCTTTGGTTGTTTTTTCTGATACTCAAGTGGAATCTTTAACCTTAAAAAGTATGTTAATTAATCTACGAAAACTCGAAAAAGATACTCTCTTATATAATAAAACATCTTTTGATAAAAAAAGAACAAGAATTCGTTGGGAAAGAGCTCTTTTAGAAACAAATATACAGTTTCTTAAACTTGAAGAAGAACTTAATGAAAGTGAGATAAAAGCAAAATCATTTTCTTCTTTGTTTTCAAATGCTTTCTCTTCCTATAAAGATGGAATTACTCTTGTTTTAAATAAAATGTCAAACAGTTCTTCTCTCACACAATACGAAGCATTATTAGAAATGGCTAAATATAAAAAACATATTTATGCAATGGAAAAAGAAATTGACAAAATAGTAGAATTAGCAGAAACTCAAGAAACAAAAGTTATTGCATATTTAAAAAACAGTAAAGATAGAATTTATTGGATTTTGGGACTTTCTGGTTTAGGAAGTGCCGTGCTTAGTATTATTTTAAGTATCTGGATTGTTAAAAAAAATATGCATATTAGTCGTACCTTGGAACATCAAGCACTGCACGATACCCTAACAGGTGTTTTAAACAGAAGAGGGCTTGCAATAGTTATTGATAATTATAAACAAGGTGGAGTTATGGCTTATTTAGACTTAGATAGGTTTAAATTAGTGAATGATTTATACGGGCATACAGCAGGAGATGAATTATTAGTTAGTTTAACAAAAAAAATTGCTTTATATTGTAAAGAAAAAAAATGTACTATATCTCGTGTTGGGGGAGATGAATTTGTTATTTGGTTCAATAATATAAAAGATATTAAAAGTGCAGGCGATATTTCAAAAGAAATTGTTTCTTTAATTGAGAATCACCCTTTTACATGGATGGGACAAAAAATGCACTTAGGTGCTTCTGTTGGATTAGCAGTAGCTAAGAAGGATTTTTTATTTACAGAAGTATTATCACGAGCAGATGCTGCTTGTAATATGGCAAAAATTCCAGGAAACAGCAAAGTAATGGTTTATGAAGAGTCTGACCCAGATTTAATTGAGATTAGAAAAGAAGAAAAATGGGCAGCAAAAATTCCACAAATGATTGTAAATGAAGAGTTTTGTTTATATGGACAAAGGATTGTTCCTTTGCAAAATATTGATTCAAAAGGCCATGTGGAAATATTAATTAGAGGTATATCTAAAGAGGGGAAGATTATTCCCCCAGGTTTATTTCTTCCCGCAGCTGAACGTTTTGGTTTAATGCCAAATATTGATAGGTGGGTTATAGAAACATTATTATCAAGTAAACTAGATGAAGACATGGATTTTTCAATAAATATTTCAGGACATACGCTGGCTGATAAAGAATATTTACCAAAACTGGTAAAACTGCTTTCTAAATCAGGTAAAGCACATCAAATAATATTTGAAATAACAGAATCCGTTGCTATGACTAGTATTGATACTGCACAGCACTATATTAGGGTATTAAAAGCTATTGGCTGCAGATTTTCTTTAGATGATTTTGGTAGTGGTTTTTCATCTTTTGCTTATTTAAGAGATCTTTATGTTGATTATTTAAAAATAGATGGAAGTTTGATTAAAGTATTAACGCGTAGCAAATCAGATAAAACCTTAGTTCAAGCTATTATAAATATGGCAGCTTCTTTAGAGTTAAAAACGGTTGCAGAATATGTCGAAACACAAGAACTTGCAGATATATTAAATGAAATGAATGTAGATTATGCACAAGGCTATGGGCTTCATAAACCTGAACCCTTAGCTAATTTGGCCTCATTTAAAGAAATTAAATATAAAAAATCTGTCTTAAAATAA
- a CDS encoding YqaE/Pmp3 family membrane protein, with protein MNKIVLILLAIFLPPLAVFLTKGAGRDLLINVLLCLLFFIPGSIHAIWLVLK; from the coding sequence ATGAATAAAATCGTTTTAATTTTATTGGCAATATTTTTACCACCTCTTGCCGTTTTTCTAACAAAAGGTGCAGGAAGAGATCTGCTTATAAATGTTTTACTTTGTCTACTTTTTTTCATTCCAGGTTCAATTCATGCAATTTGGCTTGTTCTTAAATAG
- a CDS encoding ABC transporter ATP-binding protein — translation MDLHIENISHSYEKLEVLKDINLFIKEKEIVCIVGPSGCGKSTLLRLIGGLEKPSKGKVMQIGEPSKASLNPLTYIFQDFALLPWKNVYDNIALVLENHNLSKNEIDAIIKDVLKRTKLSDFEKALPKQLSGGMKQRVAIARALSVKPSVLLMDEPLSALDSQTRELLLEDLISLWEKEKFTAVYVTHNLSEAVRLGHKIVVLGNRPGQIQKIIDINIPLNERKNHMLELDEKQKELWDMMREEALNADKEILHA, via the coding sequence ATGGATTTACATATAGAAAATATTTCTCATTCTTATGAAAAACTTGAGGTTCTTAAAGACATTAATTTATTTATTAAAGAAAAAGAGATTGTTTGTATTGTTGGACCATCTGGCTGTGGAAAATCAACATTACTAAGATTAATTGGTGGTTTGGAAAAACCATCAAAGGGAAAAGTTATGCAAATAGGAGAGCCTTCAAAAGCTTCTTTAAATCCTTTGACCTATATTTTTCAAGATTTTGCATTATTGCCTTGGAAAAATGTTTATGACAATATTGCTTTGGTCTTAGAAAATCACAACTTAAGTAAAAATGAAATAGATGCAATAATAAAAGATGTATTAAAAAGAACCAAATTAAGCGATTTCGAAAAAGCCTTACCCAAACAGTTAAGTGGAGGTATGAAACAAAGAGTTGCAATTGCAAGAGCGCTTAGTGTAAAACCTTCTGTTTTATTAATGGATGAGCCTTTATCGGCACTTGATAGTCAAACAAGAGAGTTATTATTAGAAGATTTGATTTCTTTGTGGGAAAAAGAAAAATTTACTGCTGTATATGTAACTCATAATTTAAGTGAAGCTGTACGTTTGGGTCATAAGATTGTTGTTTTAGGAAACAGACCTGGGCAAATTCAAAAAATAATAGATATAAATATTCCTTTAAATGAACGTAAAAATCATATGCTTGAACTGGATGAAAAACAAAAAGAATTGTGGGATATGATGAGAGAAGAAGCGCTAAATGCGGATAAGGAAATATTACATGCCTGA
- a CDS encoding sel1 repeat family protein: MKKIFLIILIIIATLNANIASDGVYASFNKENIIKSWTIDCESEYSNSCYKTALLYYKGEIGTKEKKKVVTKVELYSKDCKDGIAVACYNLAQIFNLGDGIKQDKQKATEFYLKACDSRIAVGCYNLAHIYNNADGVEGDKEKASMFYSKGCDYGYFVSCYNLAHMYSNGDGVKQDKGRAAILYAKACNEFYAISCFNLGILYEKGDGVEQNKQKASKLYSQACSGGLGVACYNLGLLYAFGKGVKQNLNIAKELFEIACASGYKNGCENYKILIDQGVN; encoded by the coding sequence ATGAAAAAAATATTTTTGATTATTCTAATAATTATCGCAACGTTAAATGCTAATATTGCATCTGATGGTGTATATGCTAGTTTTAATAAAGAAAATATAATAAAATCATGGACAATAGATTGTGAGAGTGAATATTCAAATTCTTGTTATAAGACTGCTTTGTTGTATTACAAAGGAGAAATAGGAACAAAAGAGAAAAAAAAAGTTGTAACAAAAGTAGAACTTTATTCAAAAGATTGTAAAGATGGAATTGCAGTGGCTTGTTACAACTTAGCGCAGATCTTTAATTTAGGAGATGGTATAAAACAAGATAAACAAAAAGCTACAGAATTTTATTTAAAAGCTTGTGATAGCAGAATTGCTGTTGGTTGTTATAACCTAGCACATATTTATAATAATGCAGATGGTGTAGAAGGAGATAAAGAAAAAGCTTCAATGTTTTATTCCAAAGGCTGTGATTATGGATATTTTGTTTCTTGTTACAACCTAGCTCATATGTATAGTAATGGGGATGGAGTAAAACAAGATAAAGGAAGAGCGGCAATACTTTATGCAAAAGCGTGTAATGAGTTTTATGCAATTTCTTGTTTTAACTTAGGTATTTTATATGAGAAAGGTGATGGAGTAGAACAAAACAAACAAAAAGCTTCAAAACTTTACTCTCAAGCTTGTTCTGGTGGTTTGGGTGTAGCTTGTTATAACTTAGGTCTTTTGTATGCTTTTGGTAAGGGAGTAAAACAAAATTTAAATATTGCAAAAGAACTATTTGAGATAGCTTGTGCTTCTGGTTATAAAAATGGCTGTGAGAATTACAAAATCTTAATAGATCAAGGTGTTAATTAA
- a CDS encoding ABC transporter substrate-binding protein codes for MLNRKNLKAGLIFCVLVSLGFTTLQAEKIRIGALRFTSHAPSFVAYERGYFKDQGLEVEFKFFKSAQPMAVAIASGDVDFGITAISGGLINLAGKGAIKVIAGALHEEIGIDGQMILASKKAIDEGVKTPKDLKGRTFGITQTGSSFHYVAHKIAQKEGFSNKDIKVKPLQKVGAIIGALKTQQIDAWSIVPHIAKALDKSPKISIIGRVSDYIPDYQVTAVFTSSNNAKNKKDLVRKFLKAFSKGINDYNLALVDKTAGEEEATKMVKLIHKYVYTSKPYEKAAPSIRNGSMRINEGAKLNMKSVKDQLKWFKDKKMVKKHITIEMLVDTSFVKTY; via the coding sequence ATGTTAAATAGAAAGAATTTAAAAGCAGGATTGATTTTTTGCGTACTAGTAAGTTTGGGTTTTACTACTTTACAAGCAGAAAAAATTAGAATTGGGGCTTTGAGATTTACTTCTCATGCTCCTAGTTTTGTAGCGTATGAACGTGGATATTTTAAGGATCAAGGATTAGAAGTAGAATTCAAATTCTTTAAATCCGCACAACCTATGGCGGTCGCAATTGCATCAGGAGATGTGGATTTTGGAATTACTGCCATTTCTGGAGGTTTAATTAATCTTGCTGGAAAAGGTGCTATTAAAGTAATTGCTGGGGCTTTACATGAAGAAATTGGAATTGATGGGCAAATGATTTTAGCTTCAAAAAAAGCCATTGATGAAGGTGTTAAAACACCTAAAGATTTAAAAGGTAGAACCTTTGGTATTACTCAAACAGGTTCTTCTTTTCATTATGTAGCTCATAAAATTGCACAAAAAGAAGGTTTTTCTAATAAAGATATTAAAGTTAAACCTTTACAAAAAGTAGGGGCAATTATTGGGGCTTTAAAAACACAACAAATTGATGCTTGGTCTATTGTGCCTCATATTGCAAAAGCCTTAGATAAAAGTCCTAAAATTTCTATTATTGGAAGAGTATCTGATTATATTCCTGATTATCAAGTAACAGCTGTTTTTACTTCTTCTAATAATGCAAAAAATAAAAAAGACTTAGTACGAAAATTCTTAAAAGCATTTTCAAAAGGAATCAATGATTATAATCTTGCTTTAGTTGATAAAACAGCAGGGGAAGAAGAAGCTACAAAAATGGTTAAATTAATACATAAATATGTATATACAAGTAAACCTTATGAAAAAGCTGCGCCTTCTATTAGAAATGGTTCTATGCGAATTAACGAAGGTGCAAAATTAAATATGAAAAGTGTCAAAGATCAACTGAAATGGTTTAAAGATAAAAAAATGGTTAAAAAACATATTACTATTGAGATGTTAGTTGATACCAGTTTTGTAAAAACCTATTAA